CCTGCGCGAGGATACCGGCGCCTATTGGCGTGGCGGTAAGTTGCCAAAACTACCGAAATCTGAGCGTAGCTAGATGATCAAAGCCGCAGATCGGACTGCGCCGGCGTCAACACGTACTTCAAATCATATAGCAACGCACCGGGGCACCCCAACGCACGGATCTGATCCGCCCCCATATCACGAAATTCCTGATGGGCGACGGCCAACAATACGCCGTCATACGCACCGGTAACGGGATCCGCGACCAGATCAACACCATATTCCTGCTGTGCCTCTTCCGGATCGGCGTGGGGATCATGCACATCCACCGCCAGGCCAAATTCCTCTAGGCAACGCACCACATCAATGACCCGCGTATTGCGTAGATCGGGGCAGTTTTCCTTGAACGTCAGCCCCATCACCAGGACACGCGCATCCGCCATGTTCATTTTACGTGCCAGCATCGCTTTAACCATTTGGCTGGCGACATAGGCCCCCATCCCGTCGTTCAACCGCCGCCCCGCCAGCAGGATCTCCGGGTGATAGCCCAGCTGTTCGGCTTTATGTGTCAGATAGTAGGGATCAACGCCAATACAGTGCCCGCCAACCAGACCGGGGCGAAAGTTGAGGAAATTCCACTTTGTCCCTGCCGCCCGCAACACCGACTCGGTATCAATATCCATGCGGTTGAAGATTTTCGCCAGCTCATTGATCAGCGCGATGTTGATATCGCGCTGGCTGTTCTCAATCACTTTGGCTGCTTCGGCCACGCGAATGCTCTCAGCCTTGTGCGTGCCCGCCGCCACTATCTCACGGTAAAGCGCGTCGACCCGCTCCGCTGTCTCCGGCGTAGACCCGGAGGTCACCTTGACGATATCCGGCAGGCGGCGCGTCTTATCGCCGGGGTTGATCCGCTCAGGGCTATAGCCGGCATAGAAATCACGGTTGAAGGTCAGACCGGACAACCGTTCCAATACAGGCACGCAATCTTCTTCGGTGGCGCCGGGATAGACCGTCGATTCATAGATCACCAGATCGCCGGGCTTCAGAACTCGTCCAACCGTTTCGGAGGCGCGCAGCAGAGGCGTCAGATCCGGTCGGCGGCTGTCGTCGATCGGGGTTGGCACCGTGACGATAAAGATTGTGCTATCGGCGATATCCGCCGGGTCAGTGGTCAGCGTCAATTGCGACGCGGACGCCAACGCATCGGCACTGATCTCGCGGGTGTTATCCTGACCAGCGGCAAGCGCCGCAATCCGTTCGTTGCTGATGTCAAATCCCACCACCGGACGGGATTTGCCGAACTCAACGGCCAGCGGCAACCCAACATAGCCAAGCCCGATCACGCAAATCTGTTCTGTCCTGCTCATACCGCTGCCCCAATGATCCCTGACTGCCCGATTGTCTTTCATAAGGGGCGCAGGAACCAAGTTTCAACCATGCGCGGGTCGATCCCCCCGGAAACCCGGAAAGATCATCTTCTTAGAGCGACCTCAGAACCGCAGAGACAGGCAGGACATGCCGCCATCCAGCTTGGCGCATTCTGTATTGCTGATCTGAACCACTTCAAATCCTTCGCGGTCCAGCAAATCAGCGGTGCGTGGGAAATCTGCGGCCATCAGCACAAGATTGTTGTAGCGAATAGCGTTGGCTGCGGCCTCTTCGCCCTCGGCGACATGCAAGACCCGGTAGCCTTCGAAACAGCCTGACGCATCCAGTCGTTTGGTCGCCAGAATGGTCTCGCCATCCATCAACGAACAGTCTGTTTTGAAATGCAAAACCCCTTCGGGTGTGAAGACCTCGCGCAGGCTGTGGCCCCAGTCAGACACAATCTCGGCCAGTTCAGCAACACCCGCCGCATCGGTTCGGGCCGAACGCCCCACCAAGATTTCGCGATCGGTCACCAGAATATCGCCCCCTTCGATAAAGCCGGGGCCGGTGATCTCGCGCACATCGTCGTAGCACTGGCGTAGGATTGGCGCCATTTCTGCCACCTCACCCAGACGCGACGGCGCGCCGGGACGCATTAGCACCGCACCCTTAGGCAGGCACAGCGCCGTATCTTCAACAAAGACCGCATCGGGAAACGCTTCTAGCGATGGCAGTTCAATCACCTCGGCGCCAGTGCTTTTCAACGCGGCGACATAATCCGCATGAGCGGCCAGCATCTTGTCCAGATCGGGGGTGCCGATGTCCTCGGCGCGCAGCCCATTCGTGATACTGGATGCCGGGCGGCGGGTGATGGCGCGGGTGAATTCATAGGTGGGGTTGGTCATGGTCAATCCTTTGTCGCCGATGTTGGCACGAATTTCGGAGTGGTGATTTCAATCATGCTCGGCCCCGCGAATTTAAGGGCGTCCGTCATCGCAACTGCGGCCTCTTGCGGATCGGCAGTTATAGCCCGGTGCGAGATCCCAAAGGACAGCGCCGTGGCCGCAAAATTCGGTGGCGTCGGGTCACAACCGACCACCGGCACGCCAACATCCTGCATCGAACGGGCAATTTCCTGATAGCCGTGGTTGTTCCAAACCACAAAAGTAATCGGCAAAGCCTCATCCACGGCGGTCATGATTTCTGGCAGAGAAAACTGCGCGCCTCCGTCACCAACGATGCAAATGACCCGCGCATTCGGTACCGCAACCGCAGCCCCAATGGCGGCAGGAATACCATAGCCAAGCGCGCCATAGCCTGTAGCGGCGTTAAACCAGCCACCGGGCCGGTCGTGATCGTAATAGAGATTGCCTGCATAAATCGGCTGAGCGGAATCGCCCACGATGACCGCATCAGGTGCCGCATCGCGCAGGGCATTCAGCACCGTCACTTGCGCGCGGTAGTCCGGGCCAATTTCAGCCCAAGCGTCCGCACGCGCCGTCGCAGCACGATCCGCCCCCCACCCCGGCATGACGGCGCTGACAGTGGTCAGATCCGCAAGCAGGCCCGCCAGCAGATCGGCAACATCCGCATGGATCGCCAGTTCTGCTCGGTGCCGCCCCAGCTGCGTCGCGCAAAGGTCAACACGGATCAAACCCGGCATCTGCATCATCTCTGCGGTAGCATACATATCATAATCTGTCGGCCCAAGCTCTGTGCCAAGGGCCAGCACCAGGTCCGCCTCCTGCACCAGCTCTCTAACTGCGGCCAGGCTAGGGCTCGCAGGCACCGACAATGGATGATCAAACAGCACACCACGGGCATTTACGGTCTGCACAACCGGGGCGCCCAGCTGTTCGGCCAATTGCCGCAGACCCGCAGCGCTATGCCTGCATCCACCACCGGCCAGGATCACGGGTCGCTTCGCTTCGCGCAGGCGGCGTTTGACCTCCGTTAGATCTGCTGGGGTAACGCTGTCTCTGAGCAATTGGGACGGGACCTGTGCCAACGGCACCGTATCCGCCACGGTCTGCCCCGCAATATCAAGCGGAATCTGCACATGGGTCGGGCCGGGGCGCGCGATGGTGCTGCCATCTATCGGCGCAAAGGCCCGGTCCAGCGCCGCGTCCAATTCCTCAGGTACTGCCACATGTTCCGACACCAACGCCACCTGCTGCATTAGCGCGTGTTGATCGGGCAACTCGTGCAGATGGCCAAGCCCACGCCCCAACGAGCCGCTGCTATTCACACCGGAAATAACCAACACGGGGACCGAATCCGCACGCGCCTGTGCCATTGGCGTCAGCGTGTTTGTCACCCCTGGCCCGGTGATCACAAACGCCACTCCCGGCCGACCGGATACCCGAGCATAGCCATCCGCCATGAACCCAGCCCCCTGTTCGTGACGCGGGGTAATATGACGTAGCTCTGATTGTGCCAAGCCGCGATAGAGCTCGACCGTATGTACACCCGGAATGCCAAAGACATGGCGCACGCCCCGCGCAGCCAGCGCTTTGACCAGTGCCTCGCCGACAGTTTGCGGGACTGGGTTGCGACCATCCGCGCTCATGCGACCTCCGCCGATCTGCGATTGGCATGATCAGCAATGCGTGTCAGCGCACAATCAAAGCCATCATCGTCGATGGTTAGCGCCACCCGGACCCAATTGCGCAGACTCTCGCCAAAAGATGACCCCGGCATCACCGCAACACCCGCGCCATGCAATAGGTCCTGCGCATAAGCGTCGCCATCCATCCCGGTGGCCGAGACGTCAATCATCGCAAACATCCCTGCTTCAGGGCTATGAACCCGCAGTCCGGTGTCATGGTGCAACCGTGCCACCAGTTTGGCGGCCCGTGCGGCAAAACGCCCGCGCATGCCTGCCGCAACCGATGACCCCTCACGCACCGCCTGTTCCGTCATATCCGCAATGAACGGCTGGTTACCAAACAGCATGGTTTCAGACAACGGCAACAGCCCCTCACAAAACGCAGCACTGGCAATGCACCAGCCGCTGCGGAACCCCGGCGCCGCGTGCGATTTGGAAATTGAAGAAACCACAATCACCCGCTCGGCAAAGGCAGCGCGCGCCAGTGGCGACACAAATTCCGCCGCATCAAACACCAGCTGCTCATAGACCTCATCCGAGATGATCCACAGGTCGTGAACCTCCGCCAGCCGGCCGATGGCGTCGAGATCCTCCACTGTCAGGATTGACCCGGTGGGGTTATGCGGCGTGGTCAGCAGGATCGCGCGACTGCGGGGCGTGATTTTCTCTGCGATATCATCTGCCTGCATCCGAAACCCATGCTCGGGCCGCAGCGGCACCGGCACCATGTCGGCGCCACTTGCCCGGATCACGCCTTCATAGGTGGCGTACATCGGATCGCCCACCAACACCTCGTCCCCGTGCTCGGCGACCCCCAACAGCACCGCATACAGCGCAGTCTGTGTGCCCGGAAAGCACAGCACGTTTTCCGGCCCGATGGGGCGTCCGGTGCTCACACTGTAACGCGCCGCAAGCGTCTTGCGTAGGTTCGCTTCGCCGCGCCCGTCGGAATACCCGGTACGCCCGGACAGCATAGCTGTGGTTGCGGTTTGCATCAGCTCGGCGGGCGGCGGCACATCGGGTTCGCCAATCGTCATCTCGATGATATCAGCCCCCGCTGCGATCATGTCGCGTGCCGCCAAATGAACCTCCCACTTGGCACCGCCAAGCCCCGCCAGCCGCTTGGTTACATCGGTCATTCTCATGGCTGTTCCGCCTTTTGCTGCAAGTTCATTCCCAGAATTGCACCCACGGATTCCAATCCAATGGCAGGCAATTCGCCCTCTTCAAATGCCTCTGGCAAAGCGCCGCCCTCCATCCAGAGACCGTCAATCACCGCGTTACAAGCCACCGCCAAATGATGCAGCCGCGCCGGATCAACAGGGCGGCCAACCTCCGCCAGAGCCGCTGCGATCAACTCGGCCAGCTTGTCACGGAAATAGTCATAAGTGCGTTGGTGGATCTGCCGCATCTGCGGGTCCTGCTGCACCTTGTTCAAAAACCCAGCCCATAGCGCCACCGCCGTTGGCTCCACGACCGGCGGGCTCAGCGAAGCCTCAACAAACCCAGCCAAACGGCGATGCGCATCACCCTCCATGCCTGCCACGGGGGCAAAGGTCAGGTCACTGATGAACACCATGTGGTGCTCATACGCGGCGGTCATCAGCTCTTCCTTAGAGGAGAAATAGTGCCGGATCAGCCCTTGGGTCACATCAGCGCGGTCGGCAATGTCACGCACAGTGGCACCGCGTACGCCTTTTTCGGCCACGAGCGCCAGCGTTGCAGTGATCAACGCCTCTCTGCGCTCCTCTGCCGTTGCGCGCTTAAATTTTCTGCGTTCACCTGACACGGGGTCTCCAATGGGCTGGGCAGTTACGGAGTTAGTAATTATACACTTGCATAATTACTCCAAGTCAGCCTTACTACAAGCCGAAATATGAGGACAACAGAAAATGCCCGATCCGGCTGCCGCAGACCCTGCCCTGCATCAGACAGGCCCCGCGCCCGTGCATATGGCACCCGATGCCGCCAACCGACATGTCACCCACGAAGAGGCGATCCGCGTAACTGATCTGCACAAATCCTTTGGCCCTCTTGAGGTGCTGAAGGGTGTATCCCTCACCGCGAAACAGGGCGATGTGGTGGCCATCATTGGCGGCAGCGGCTCCGGCAAATCCACCATGCTGCGCTGCATCAACTTCCTGGAGACACCCAACTCAGGCGAAATCGTCATCGCAGGTGAACCCGTGGCGATGCGCCCGGATGGCAGTCCCGCCGACCGTCGCCAGATCGAACGCATCCGCACCCGTCTCGCGATGGTGTTTCAACAGTTCAACCTCTGGACCCACCGCACCTTGTTAGAAAATGTCATCGAGGTGCCGGTTCATGTGCTGAAGGTGCCCCGTTCCGAAGCGATCCACCGTGCGCATGAGCTGCTGGCCCGCGTGGGCCTCGGCGACAAGGCCGATGCCTTTCCGGCCTTCCTCTCCGGCGGTCAGCAACAGAGGGCTGCAATTGCTCGGGCGCTGGCCGTGGATCCCAGTGTGATGCTGTTTGATGAACCAACCTCAGCGCTTGATCCCGAATTGGTGGGGGAGGTCCTAACCGTTATCCGTGATCTTGCGGCCGAGGGGCGCACTATGTTGCTGGTCACCCATGAGATGAAGTTTGCCCGCGAGGTCGCCAACCATGTTGTCTATCTTTTTGAGGGACGGATCGAAGAACAAGGTCCGCCGTCTGAGGTCTTTGGCAGTCCAAAATCAGAGCGTCTGAAACAATTCCTCAGCTCGGTCGCGTGACCTACAGAACGACAATCAAAAAATACTAAAGCATAATAGGGAGACATC
This window of the Phaeobacter porticola genome carries:
- the tviB gene encoding Vi polysaccharide biosynthesis UDP-N-acetylglucosamine C-6 dehydrogenase TviB, whose amino-acid sequence is MSRTEQICVIGLGYVGLPLAVEFGKSRPVVGFDISNERIAALAAGQDNTREISADALASASQLTLTTDPADIADSTIFIVTVPTPIDDSRRPDLTPLLRASETVGRVLKPGDLVIYESTVYPGATEEDCVPVLERLSGLTFNRDFYAGYSPERINPGDKTRRLPDIVKVTSGSTPETAERVDALYREIVAAGTHKAESIRVAEAAKVIENSQRDINIALINELAKIFNRMDIDTESVLRAAGTKWNFLNFRPGLVGGHCIGVDPYYLTHKAEQLGYHPEILLAGRRLNDGMGAYVASQMVKAMLARKMNMADARVLVMGLTFKENCPDLRNTRVIDVVRCLEEFGLAVDVHDPHADPEEAQQEYGVDLVADPVTGAYDGVLLAVAHQEFRDMGADQIRALGCPGALLYDLKYVLTPAQSDLRL
- a CDS encoding ABC transporter ATP-binding protein, which translates into the protein MAPDAANRHVTHEEAIRVTDLHKSFGPLEVLKGVSLTAKQGDVVAIIGGSGSGKSTMLRCINFLETPNSGEIVIAGEPVAMRPDGSPADRRQIERIRTRLAMVFQQFNLWTHRTLLENVIEVPVHVLKVPRSEAIHRAHELLARVGLGDKADAFPAFLSGGQQQRAAIARALAVDPSVMLFDEPTSALDPELVGEVLTVIRDLAAEGRTMLLVTHEMKFAREVANHVVYLFEGRIEEQGPPSEVFGSPKSERLKQFLSSVA
- a CDS encoding dimethylarginine dimethylaminohydrolase family protein produces the protein MTNPTYEFTRAITRRPASSITNGLRAEDIGTPDLDKMLAAHADYVAALKSTGAEVIELPSLEAFPDAVFVEDTALCLPKGAVLMRPGAPSRLGEVAEMAPILRQCYDDVREITGPGFIEGGDILVTDREILVGRSARTDAAGVAELAEIVSDWGHSLREVFTPEGVLHFKTDCSLMDGETILATKRLDASGCFEGYRVLHVAEGEEAAANAIRYNNLVLMAADFPRTADLLDREGFEVVQISNTECAKLDGGMSCLSLRF
- a CDS encoding 5-guanidino-2-oxopentanoate decarboxylase — protein: MSADGRNPVPQTVGEALVKALAARGVRHVFGIPGVHTVELYRGLAQSELRHITPRHEQGAGFMADGYARVSGRPGVAFVITGPGVTNTLTPMAQARADSVPVLVISGVNSSGSLGRGLGHLHELPDQHALMQQVALVSEHVAVPEELDAALDRAFAPIDGSTIARPGPTHVQIPLDIAGQTVADTVPLAQVPSQLLRDSVTPADLTEVKRRLREAKRPVILAGGGCRHSAAGLRQLAEQLGAPVVQTVNARGVLFDHPLSVPASPSLAAVRELVQEADLVLALGTELGPTDYDMYATAEMMQMPGLIRVDLCATQLGRHRAELAIHADVADLLAGLLADLTTVSAVMPGWGADRAATARADAWAEIGPDYRAQVTVLNALRDAAPDAVIVGDSAQPIYAGNLYYDHDRPGGWFNAATGYGALGYGIPAAIGAAVAVPNARVICIVGDGGAQFSLPEIMTAVDEALPITFVVWNNHGYQEIARSMQDVGVPVVGCDPTPPNFAATALSFGISHRAITADPQEAAVAMTDALKFAGPSMIEITTPKFVPTSATKD
- a CDS encoding TetR/AcrR family transcriptional regulator translates to MSGERRKFKRATAEERREALITATLALVAEKGVRGATVRDIADRADVTQGLIRHYFSSKEELMTAAYEHHMVFISDLTFAPVAGMEGDAHRRLAGFVEASLSPPVVEPTAVALWAGFLNKVQQDPQMRQIHQRTYDYFRDKLAELIAAALAEVGRPVDPARLHHLAVACNAVIDGLWMEGGALPEAFEEGELPAIGLESVGAILGMNLQQKAEQP
- a CDS encoding pyridoxal phosphate-dependent aminotransferase translates to MRMTDVTKRLAGLGGAKWEVHLAARDMIAAGADIIEMTIGEPDVPPPAELMQTATTAMLSGRTGYSDGRGEANLRKTLAARYSVSTGRPIGPENVLCFPGTQTALYAVLLGVAEHGDEVLVGDPMYATYEGVIRASGADMVPVPLRPEHGFRMQADDIAEKITPRSRAILLTTPHNPTGSILTVEDLDAIGRLAEVHDLWIISDEVYEQLVFDAAEFVSPLARAAFAERVIVVSSISKSHAAPGFRSGWCIASAAFCEGLLPLSETMLFGNQPFIADMTEQAVREGSSVAAGMRGRFAARAAKLVARLHHDTGLRVHSPEAGMFAMIDVSATGMDGDAYAQDLLHGAGVAVMPGSSFGESLRNWVRVALTIDDDGFDCALTRIADHANRRSAEVA